The window GCCGGGATCAGCCGGGCAGCGTGCCGCCGCACTGTGGAAGAGCGCTTCACTGCTGCCCGCATGGCGGCAGATCATCTGGAACTCTACGCCCGCATCATGGCCCACGTGGAGGAGGCTGTTCGCCCATGACGGCCTGGAACGGGGTTTTATTCGGCCCGCGCCTTGTCAGAGCTCGTATTCCATGACGAAGTCGTGTTCCACGGTGTTGCCCAGTTTGAACGACTTTGTGCCTACCCGCTGGAACCCGCTCTTCTCATAGAAGCGGATTGCCTTCGCGTTCTCGCTGTTCACCCCGAGCCACACCCCGGCAGCGCCCTTGTCTGCGGACTGGGCCAACGACGCCTGGATGAGCCGTGACGCGGCGCCTTTGCCGTGGTGCTCCGGGTGGACGTAGCACTTGCTGAGTTCCGTGGAAGGGAGTGCCGATAGAACGGATGCGACGTCCGGGTCGCTGGCTGGCTTGGCAACCAGGAGCGTGTACCCGTTGAGCTGCCCGTCGTCGTCGAGCACCAGGATGGTGATGTTCGCGTCGGCGAGGTAGTCCTTGAACTTGGCTTCGCTGAGCGTCTTTTCGAT is drawn from Arthrobacter sp. 31Y and contains these coding sequences:
- a CDS encoding GNAT family N-acetyltransferase, which codes for MTETIRTATTHDAGKLAELAAITFPLACPPGSSPADIQAHIEKTLSEAKFKDYLADANITILVLDDDGQLNGYTLLVAKPASDPDVASVLSALPSTELSKCYVHPEHHGKGAASRLIQASLAQSADKGAAGVWLGVNSENAKAIRFYEKSGFQRVGTKSFKLGNTVEHDFVMEYEL